The sequence ATTATTGATGATAAATACGTCATAAAGcatttttaaaagcaatatGTCTTTTTTATCTAACTCTTTAAATAGTCAGAACACcacttaaattattttttattgaccACTGACTACCATGTACAGTATAACTGAACCACTCATGGCTTTTGGTGAGAAAGCCATGACTCATGACTGACTCACTTTTTAATATGCCACTTACTCTGCAGTGATAAATGTGGAGAATAAAAACCAACCTGGCAACCCTGAGTGTTTTTAATGGTTTATTACTGTGATATAAATCATGTATAAATAATTCACGAAACATTAGTAAAGCTATTAGCACGTATAaacttttaaaaatatgaattgtttGAAAGGGGgatagaaaaaacatttaaaatacctCATCACTAGTCCAACGATTAGCAAATGAAGGCCTTTGTTTCTTAATGCAGACAACTTCTCTCATGTCTTCATAGGACGGATCAGTGGGCACAAGGTCATAATAGGGCAGCTGATACTCCTCCACAATGCCTTCAGAAAAAACAGATATGGGAATCAGCATCATCATTTAGAAAATAGATATGTACTTATGCTGATATCTATGTTCTTGTATTTTGTacatgtaaagcactttgagttcaagtgtaaaacaatgtgCTATATGATTTTTTTCCTGACCTCCAGAAATGCAACGTCGGGCCATCTCCCAAACAATGAGGCCAAAACTGTACATGTCAGCCATTATAAAAGACTGGGTCTTGTTCAGGGTCTCTTCCAACACCTCAGGGGGCATATACCGCTTCGTACCAACTCGTAGGTTGGGAGGGATATCCACCTCGTTGGTGTCACTGGGGCGAGAAACAGAAATGGAAGGAAGATATGTCAAGAAATGTCCAAGATACTCCAAAACTCTATTGAAATGAGTCTTCAAAGACGTGTGTGGTACCTGTTAAACTTGACCGCCAGTCCAAGGTCTGCAATACAGCAGAATCCGTTCTTTTTTACCAAGATGTTTTTACTCTTCAGGTCTCTGTGTGCAATGGCCGGTTTGCCCTGCGTGCCATAGATCTCCGTGTGCAGGTGACAGAGGCCTGATATGGACGAGTAGGCCAGTTTCAGCAGAGACTTGACGTCCAAGGTGTTGGACTTGAGGTAGTCGTATAGGGACCCATTCTCGTGGTAGTCTGTGATCAAGTAGAGCTGAGTCCACGAGCCGGTTCCTTTAATATCTGCTGCTATGAATCCTGGCGGTTGGAAAGAGGGGATGCGAGGAAtgaaaaaatgtgtgtgcatatggaAGATAACACAATACATTTTGCTCAATATTAACATTAAAGTCCCTTGGGGGGGGTTACCTTCATTTAAGCACTCTGTCTTTACAgccacactttcttttttcacacTCACCTTTCACATTTATATCAACTTACCCAGTATATTGTCATGTCTCATCAGGAAGGTCTGATATATTTCAGTCTCTCTGAACCAGctgtcttcttctgtggtgaagaagactttaacggccactctctctcctctccacttgCCCATCCAGACCTCTCCGTATCGCCCTTTTCCAATCTGCTTAACCATCTGAATCTGTTTGGCGATTGTGCGCTGCACCTGGCAATAAGTAATTATAAAAAAGAATGTGTGGTTTATTATGTCTATTGCCTTTAAATCGgcttttttaaaacattcttTATAGACTTATTGATTATTGAAACTTCATGATTGCAACAACCTTTAAACCTTTTGGTATAAACTCTCCCAtggaagacatttaaaatgaggGCAGATTCAGTCTCAATGTTGCAAATTACATAATTACTACATAATTATTCTCGACAAATTATGATAAATAAGTCAAATCACCCAGAAAACGCAGTAATGTATTACTGTTAAGGGCTGGGCTTGTGATGTTGAGCCAGATGTGCACTTATATTTTCTTACCAGTAGAGGGAGTCCGGACCCTGAGCCAGACCCGATGCTTCGGGAATGCTCCATCAGGTCCTTCAGTGACTCCCCAGGGGGAATGTAggtctcctcctgctccagaTCAATACTGTAGCGTGGTCGGGATTCCTGCCGCTTATATCTGCCATAAaaatgaatattgaatattgttAAATGTAATCCCTTTGCGTTGTCATAAAATAGTCATAGTATAATATGTCCTTCAAATTCAATAAAAACGTCATAGTCTAGTATGTCCCATCATAAAAAGGCATAGCATAATGAAGATAAAATTCATAGTATATTATGTCCACACACCAggagtgtgaatgtgttggtACATGCATGAGATGTCTTCTAGAAGCTTACCTGAAGTAGCAGAAAATGAGGATGAGACCAAGGATGATAATGCAAACTGTGATTGAAATGAAGAGAGCCATGTACTGGTTACTGCTGTCAACGTAATCTAAACAAGTGGGGAGacatattcataataatttaatgtcattttaataAACTGTCCAATTAGAGGTGATGTATAGGTGGTGACATTCATTTCTTTACATAGTTTTTCAGCTCTCACATTTTTCTAATATTCATTAGCATGAACAAGCTTCTTTTGCCCTTCCTCCCTCTtactccaccccccccctcctccctcctcacagCGTGTGATCGATCACATCCCCTTCCTGAACTCCACAGATCAGTTGTCACGCTGACAGCGCTACAGAAACCCCAGAGGCCTCAAGCAGCTCTGGGACTCTAGCCTTTCTGCCGTGCTCCTGCCaatcaggcacacacacacacacacacacacacacacacacacacacacacacacacacacacacacacacacacacacacacacacacacacacacacacacacacacacacacacacacacacacacacacacacacacacacacacacacacacacacacacacacacacacacacagatacagatcTTGCTGGACTGTGTGAGTAGAGTGTCATGTAGCTGTATGAATCGATGGccaatcaataataaataacttgGAAAACAATTGGTGTCGTCCTTTATTTTCTCCAACTGACTATTTTGTTCGTCGCTGTTTGCTTGAAGGTCAAAACGAAGTGTGTGAGACTTTGTTTGTATGACAGAGAAAGGGAACGAGAGAGAAggaatgtgcgtgtgtgtgtgtgtgtgtgtgtgtgtgtgtgtgtgtgtgtaacagatgGACAGATATCTCACATCCGTCCCGAGGCAAGAAACTCAAGCAGGCCCTAGGGAGAGGCTGTCCTTTTCATTAGAGGGTGAGAGAACAAGCTGAGCCTACATACGCTGTttcacctgcctctctctctctctccctctccctctccctctccctctctctctctctctccctccctctctccctctccctgcagCATGTGCCACTTCACTCCAGCACCACACTGTGGTTTGTAACAGTTTAAACTGTCACTACCCATCACCACCCGGCGTGGCCTGAATTAGCCCGTTCTAAAAAGGCCCTCAAGTGGGGCAGGATTACCGTGTGTGAAAAACTGAGCCAACAAGTGTGTCTTACCTGAAGTCATTAGTGGAGGAAGAGTAGGATGCAAGTCTCTGTTGCAATAGTCCTGATCGCTGCAACACTCCAGAGCTCTCCTGGAACGAGCATTCCACGTGTCCTGTCAcggaccaacacacacacatagttacATGCTTTTCCACATAAAACTAATGAAGACACACGAGTAAGGAATATTTACAGCCACTCTTACTCCTAATGagaaacattttataatatacCAAATGTTTTTCCCCAAATGTTTGTGTAAAGATAGCGGGGCAAGACAAGTCGGATTTAAATAGGTCTCGTAAACAGGGGCGGTGAGTGCAGGAAAGCTCATAAAGGCTTAACAACAGCTCATGAAGAAGGACACACAAGTACAGAAATAggcacaaatacacacgcatatatacaaagcacacacacagctgacttACTCTGCACTGGAACTCAAAGCCGGCAAGACCCAAACAACCTGCGGTGAGTACtgccacacccacctcctcctcatcctccaccaTAGTGAAGCAATAACCATCAGTCCTGCCAAAATGCACATACATCATCATATGAGTAAACATTGTCTTTTCATCATTGTCTTCATCCTCATACAGAAGacatagtatttatttttattgcaacTAAATCCAGTATTGAAACTGCTCATCGAGactaaatcagttttttttaaatctcattaCATGCACCAACATTTCTGTACAGCAGTGCACACATACGAAGGGTCAGCTAGTGAATGTGTTCGCTACCTTCATCTCAAGGGACTTGGTGGATCCAATTATTAGGCAATAAAGCCTCATCAGGTAATCTCTAATAATTACTGTAGATaaccatttgtttttttgtgtgtgtgcttcaccGTACAAGCAGGTATTGTTGACCGAGTCCTCCGGGCAGTGGTGGTAGCAGTGACACCGGAGCATGTTCTGAGCCGACACTGTGACTGTGCCGCTGCTCTCCTCCGCCCGTCGGTCTGATCCCCCTTTCCATCCGTTCTTCAGCAGCAGGGTGTCAAGCATTTTGGCtagagagcgagcgagcgagagagagagagagagagagagagagagagagagagagagagagagacttagcGCCACATCAGGCCAATACATCTGGTCACTCGTCTGGCTCCAGGAAAGCCAGAGGGGTAAAACTTAAGTACAGACCCCTTAGGGAAATTAAAGATGGAATAAATCAAAAGGATCCAAACAGCATTTCTGCTAATTTCCAAATGGTCTTTTGTCACGGTAACCATGGCAATGCAATCCACAGAATATGTGGATGCAGTTTGTGCTGCTGAAAGCAACCATGCTGTTCTAGACAGGACTCAATGTACCTGCATGAAGTCTGGAACTAGAATAACTCTGCTCACCAGAAAGAAGTATTTGtgtgaaaggtgtgtgtgtggctgcagtaTCCATCTACCAATATTTGGCGAAGATACACACATTTTCAGAGCTTGAGCTCTCTTATATAATGTATGGTATTCTTCATGTTGATCTGCAATAAATCAAATCATCCAAACCAACAGTAGAATTGAATGTCAAAAGAACTGATAATCCAGTCAAAACTGTTTAAATAAACCTGTTAAATGTTGAACTAGTCTATGATGAGACTGTCACTCCTTAACATATATACTAACAATAGCAGAACAGAAAGAAATAGAACGTAATACTGTAATAGGTTAATTATCTCTTGTACACCTTTTGTATCCCCCATCCCAGAATCAATCTCCAAATAGCACAGGAGAGTTGACAGACAGCATTAGTTTGTGATCAAAGTCTAGGTCACTAGATATACAGCAGGATGTAGCGTTCATCTCCTGAGAGGTGATGGATGCAGTGCAACACAGTACCAAAAGTACAGTAACACCGTGCACGTGTCTTCACATAAACCAGGAGATACATAGTGTTGCTCTGGACTTGCTCATCCTTGAAAGTATTAAGTGTTGAAAAGCTGCCACTGAACATTGAATCAATCCAACGTtatgctttgaaaaaaaaaggaaatccatTATAAGTTTTTATCAACTGGAACTTTCATAAACTGTACTTAGTTAAATGTTGTTTATGGAGGAACAACTGGGAAGCAACTGgaattttaaaacattaacGCATACGCCAGTAAGTACCCTGAAAGAAATATTGTAATAATTAGCATTCACTTATTAagcattttatttcataaaaggAATAATGGACTGTTCACTTGTAGTTAATTACTAATGCTCATCGTCAAATGTTATCTGATTAAAAACACCTGTTAAACAGTTCAATTATTCACTAAGAATGATTATTACAATGTGCAACCTTTATTTTTATGTGTACTATCAAGAAGCTGAAGGTGTAGATGTTCATGAGTGGAGGATAAAACCAGTCCAGACAGCGACTCGTCCATGAAGACCTTTGTGGTCAGAGAgcgtcttcctctctctctccctttcctcttCTGATCACGTATTCAATTATTGATATCGTAAAACTGtagattttttcttttctgtagtGAAGAACAATCACAAGCAGAACTATAAACCGAAAGCAGAGACATCACAGGTGTGCATCTCTGCATtggatccatccatccacaacATCCAAGAATAGCTTCCTTGGACTGAGTGTAAAATGAGTGAGTAGATCGAGGAAGCCAGATGTGCCATTCTGTCCACATCAGCTCAGTTTTATTCAAACCTTTACACGGGCGGAAAGTGAATAAGCAGACAGGGGCAGGTCTCTCCGGAGAGAGGTGTTACAGGAAGGCTGACGTAAGGGAAGGAGGATCCTGCTTTGGAATAACAAAGCAAATGTGGCCTTGAAGAGATATAACACTCAAACTTGACTGATCTATAAAGCTGATCTATAAAGATAAAATGAGTCAGAGTGCTGCCTTAGAAACCAGATTAAAAAGGCAGCCAATTAGTTCTCTCTTTTGTTTAACCTGTTCAAACCACGGAGTGAGTAGTTTGTCTTCCAGGATGCATAACCTCCTACACAATAAGCATTATTTTATAATCCAATCACATGACGAACATAGTGAACTTAAATACATTAGCAAAAGTAGTTTGATCTATTCTCCAAGCAAACTTACCGTTTGTACTGTTTATTAGGGAAAACAATGTGATATTTATATcaagaaaaccaacaaaaatCTTCTGTCAAAAACAGGCTTACAATTGACTTATTGAGAGTTTGattgttatttattgtcatgtttGTGCAGCAAACACTTAACGGCACAAGGGGCTTCAGTTTGAGCATTTAAGTCATGAGTGGATGTATGCTATAAGTTAATATTTGTGGTATGTCTTGCTTGGTACATAAAAGCCTTTTTACAACAGAGTCACTGTATGTTCAACAGACTATTAAAGAGGCTATAGGATGTAAAGCCAGCAGGAGTCTTACAGTAAGGCTCTACCTTACTTCTTTGTTACGCTTAGCACACTTAGCTACTAACAAAGAGCTTTTCTTCCTTTGCTAAAACACCACATTCAGAAGTATAATATAGTCTACCTTTATTAGAAGATACCCTGCATATAGATAGACTAATACTAAGGGTATATCAAATCAAAAGTTACATTATTAATACTCCATTATTTTTCACACATAAATGAACATAGTTCATTGTCCCTTTgtctctgtacacacacacacacacacacacacacacacacacacacacgctgtgtcaGCTACGAGGCACACTCAAGGTCACCCCGAAATCTGATCTGCATCCCCCACACATTCCACAGGCTGTTCCTCAGcgcgcgcagacacacacaaacagacacacacacacagacacacacacacacacatacacatacacattgtgAATTGCTCCAGCTGGAGATGTTCCGTCACAGCTCATCACGGTCAGTGGCACTGCATCTTAGACATGTCCGCACTGGCTACAGCTTTCCCAAAAGTATCTGAATTAGTGATGACAGATCACGCGTTGTTGTGTCGTCCAGTATTTTCAGGTTTTCCATGGTGACAGAGGAGCATGAAAGTGGTCACTATGATGATACTAATGACACACAGGAACTAAACTGACATTGAAATTCCCATCATATCTTTATCTAATATGTGTTTCCTTTGTTTGCTTATTCTCAGCCCTTAATTCTGTCTGACTGTCCTTAAATAGGCACCTTTTTGTGGGGGCTTTCCCTTGATCTCACTCCTACGGAGTCCTACGGTTGGGTTGTCTGTCAATTGTTGTTCATTTAGACAATAATTATGAGTAAAGGACAAACAAACTTGAGTCATAATGAATTGACTTGTTATTATACATACTAAATACTCTACTGATTTGTTCTGGAATACAACAACCCATATGGACCttgatgcaaaaacaaaacaacaaaaagtattgGGTCAGGCCAAAACCAATGACTTAGCTGTAGTAACTGACATAGTTTATGGATGACATAGCTGTTTTAGCTGAATTAGTTTCACCGAAAAGGCTAGCAGATggttatttatttgaaatatatttattgattgtttataAAGACACAAATCCCCCACTCTCCAACCAACTGAGTAGCTGCATAACGGTCGGCTATAGCATTGGCAAGATAGtagtaatattttatttttcttgcattTCACCATCATACCAGTACAGGAATGGGGATAAGGACGATTATCTTAAAGCAAGGAACACATACCTGGATGATCAGTGCACGGTGACACGTATGAAACAAATGCAACAGCAAGACAAAcaactttaaaatataataacactgGTATGTACTTTtaatgtaggtgtgtgtgtgtgtgtgtattgctgtGGACTGTTGAAACATGTATCTGAAATGATGTACCAATTATGTACTGACATTTGATGCCAGAGGTAAAGGCAGAATGTTCTCTATTAATCTCTGAATTTAATTCCTGATAAATATTTATATCGTCTACGGCTACTTTGGATTTCTTTTGTGCACTACAGACAGAAGTGCGTGATGCGACCTTTACTGCTAATGTTGCAATCCAGACAGACAGTGGCAATCAATAAATATACTGTTAGAATATTAGGTTTGGGTTTCCATTCAAGAAATAACTGAAAATCAATGCAAAACAGAATTACTGCCATTACCAGtgaaaagggaggagagaaatgTTGCGGGGGGAGTCAACGTctaggaagaaaagagaaaaaaaatctctgCATAAAGTGTTCCAATTAACACGGTCGTTTCACAAGAGCCAACTTCACAGCACCGCAGCCATTTAATCTGTGAGCTGAGCCCTTCACGCGGACAGTTCatcacaggcagagaggaggacatcAGAGAAAAGGGAGATAAGTTACTCCAGGTGGCCAATATAAATCACCTCCTCAAAGGAGACATCTTCCCCAATGTCTCCAGAGTGCACTCTGACCCTGAGGAGGTCACAACCAACCTGCAAAAGGGGcctacatcctcctccaccctaCCACCGAGCCCTCATCCCTCTTAACCCACTGCAGGCTTCAAAGGACTCTGCCACACGAGACATGTGCACAtattgcacatgcacacacacacatatacacaaggAGCACATTCCATAATCTCTCCTCCATATCTGCCACGACCACATGGGGTCAACCGTTTCCCCCGAGCAGCTTCCAGCGACCTGGTCTGTGTTTACCGGCCGTGACCAGACTGACGCTCTGGAGGGCCGAAGACCTCACTTTGAGACCCCCAACACCCGCAGCAATAATGCTACCACTAATTTACGGAGGGGAGACGCGTCTGCTGTAGATGCCGCTGCACCcgccacccacccacccacacacacacacacacacacagagaaatgctAGCTCAACTGGCAGGGATTCACAATGTGTGTGGAGAAAAGAGAACTTTCCACACAGGTGTGAATACAGCAGAGAGCTGCTATATCCACAGCAAAAATACTCAAACAGCCAGCAGACGCA is a genomic window of Cyclopterus lumpus isolate fCycLum1 chromosome 12, fCycLum1.pri, whole genome shotgun sequence containing:
- the bmpr1bb gene encoding bone morphogenetic protein receptor, type IBb; the protein is MLDTLLLKNGWKGGSDRRAEESSGTVTVSAQNMLRCHCYHHCPEDSVNNTCLTDGYCFTMVEDEEEVGVAVLTAGCLGLAGFEFQCRDTWNARSRRALECCSDQDYCNRDLHPTLPPLMTSDYVDSSNQYMALFISITVCIIILGLILIFCYFRYKRQESRPRYSIDLEQEETYIPPGESLKDLMEHSRSIGSGSGSGLPLLVQRTIAKQIQMVKQIGKGRYGEVWMGKWRGERVAVKVFFTTEEDSWFRETEIYQTFLMRHDNILGFIAADIKGTGSWTQLYLITDYHENGSLYDYLKSNTLDVKSLLKLAYSSISGLCHLHTEIYGTQGKPAIAHRDLKSKNILVKKNGFCCIADLGLAVKFNSDTNEVDIPPNLRVGTKRYMPPEVLEETLNKTQSFIMADMYSFGLIVWEMARRCISGGIVEEYQLPYYDLVPTDPSYEDMREVVCIKKQRPSFANRWTSDECLLQMGKLMSECWAHNPTCRLTALRVKKSLAKMLETQDIKL